One genomic region from Spirulina subsalsa PCC 9445 encodes:
- a CDS encoding S-layer homology domain-containing protein, whose translation MLRLLLPFLSFCRRRGTFFLLAVLTCLLSLLPLGGLWARNPVLPRDIQGHWAQHCLAHIVEQGIIKPFGDRTFRPNVPMTRGEFATVINRAFPDASPVRFFQPDRFIDLPDWYWAIAPIRNSYERNFLSGYPNRQFAPLQNIPRVEVIVAIASGLNHYFPRNPTDFILNTSFSDAANIPRYAHDIIAAATEQDLIVNFPDTRQLNPRQLATRGEIAAFLCRALGDSTLLPPQYIVRSPAPPIPNFLPPPPTSPPAIPAL comes from the coding sequence ATGCTTCGCTTGCTTCTACCCTTTTTATCCTTCTGCCGTCGGCGTGGTACTTTCTTCCTCCTCGCCGTCTTAACTTGTTTACTCAGTCTCCTACCCCTTGGGGGGCTATGGGCTAGAAATCCGGTTCTCCCTCGGGATATCCAAGGCCACTGGGCGCAACACTGTTTAGCCCATATTGTGGAACAGGGGATTATAAAACCCTTTGGTGATCGAACCTTTCGCCCCAATGTCCCCATGACGCGGGGGGAATTTGCCACGGTGATTAATCGGGCGTTTCCCGATGCCAGTCCCGTGCGCTTTTTCCAACCCGACCGTTTTATTGATCTACCCGATTGGTATTGGGCGATCGCACCCATTCGCAACAGTTACGAAAGGAACTTTCTCTCCGGGTATCCTAACCGCCAATTTGCCCCCCTACAAAACATTCCCCGGGTTGAAGTGATTGTGGCGATCGCATCTGGCTTAAACCACTACTTCCCCCGCAACCCTACCGACTTCATCCTCAACACCAGCTTTAGCGATGCCGCCAACATCCCCCGTTATGCCCATGACATCATCGCCGCCGCCACCGAACAAGATTTAATCGTCAACTTCCCCGACACCCGCCAACTCAACCCCCGCCAACTCGCCACCCGAGGAGAAATCGCCGCCTTCCTCTGTCGCGCCCTCGGGGACTCCACCCTCCTCCCCCCCCAATACATCGTCCGCAGTCCCGCCCCACCCATCCCCAACTTCCTCCCCCCACCCCCCACCAGTCCCCCAGCCATCCCCGCCCTTTAG